The proteins below are encoded in one region of Bacillota bacterium:
- a CDS encoding zf-HC2 domain-containing protein, with translation MRTAMASQMTGKQMHLDDEIVGLYLDGELPVERRPQIEAHLASCEQCRKVLLDLKRLGEAVRAEALPEWDVEAMVQGVTSGITRRERESAAGRRALAERGAACGFWSSLRGRIMVGAAAAVIALVSVFGAMGYFYRKEMMAQEEAVIRSHYVVTSGQVGVVLVSAPASSPGVR, from the coding sequence ATGAGGACCGCGATGGCATCTCAGATGACGGGAAAGCAGATGCATCTGGATGACGAGATAGTAGGGCTCTACCTCGACGGTGAGCTCCCCGTGGAACGCCGCCCCCAAATCGAAGCGCACTTGGCTTCCTGTGAACAGTGCCGCAAAGTGCTTCTCGATCTGAAACGCCTCGGGGAAGCAGTCCGGGCTGAGGCTCTCCCGGAGTGGGACGTCGAAGCCATGGTTCAGGGAGTCACAAGTGGGATCACCAGGCGTGAACGGGAGAGCGCTGCCGGCCGGCGGGCACTGGCAGAGCGCGGGGCAGCCTGCGGGTTCTGGAGCAGTCTCCGCGGGCGTATCATGGTCGGGGCGGCCGCGGCCGTGATAGCCCTGGTGTCGGTGTTCGGGGCCATGGGCTACTTCTACCGCAAGGAGATGATGGCCCAGGAGGAGGCCGTCATTCGTTCGCATTACGTGGTCACTTCGGGCCAGGTGGGAGTAGTCTTGGTCTCTGCGCCGG
- a CDS encoding sigma-70 family RNA polymerase sigma factor: protein MSETGWASLPDERLAQEAASGSRDAYAELVRRHSQRLLNLAWRMSGSREAAWDAVQDAFLAGWKHIRSFRQEGGFYSWVRRILVNVVLGEKRKGGGVRMVPLDKPLEFGEGSEPIDVPDPGSDPGEIASRSETIEEIRRAVESLPDIYRTVFLMRETEEMSYSEIAQAMNLNEGTVKSRLNMARRLLRESLRKEVEAARFA, encoded by the coding sequence TTGAGTGAAACCGGGTGGGCTTCTCTTCCTGATGAACGGCTGGCGCAAGAGGCGGCGTCGGGTTCGCGCGACGCCTATGCCGAGCTAGTCCGGAGGCATTCCCAGAGACTTCTTAACCTCGCATGGAGGATGTCAGGGTCGCGGGAGGCGGCGTGGGACGCGGTGCAAGACGCATTCCTCGCCGGATGGAAGCACATCCGCAGTTTCCGGCAGGAGGGCGGGTTCTACTCCTGGGTGCGCCGGATCCTTGTCAACGTGGTTCTTGGCGAGAAACGCAAGGGCGGCGGAGTGCGGATGGTTCCCCTCGACAAACCCCTCGAGTTCGGCGAAGGGTCAGAACCCATCGACGTGCCGGACCCGGGTTCAGACCCTGGAGAGATAGCGAGCCGATCGGAGACGATCGAAGAGATCCGGCGGGCAGTGGAGAGCCTGCCCGACATATACAGGACAGTCTTCTTGATGCGGGAGACGGAGGAGATGTCCTACAGTGAGATCGCACAAGCGATGAACCTGAACGAAGGCACAGTCAAATCCAGGCTCAACATGGCGCGAAGGCTTCTTCGAGAGAGTCTCAGGAAGGAGGTGGAGGCCGCGCGGTTCGCATGA